From a region of the Rhipicephalus microplus isolate Deutch F79 chromosome X, USDA_Rmic, whole genome shotgun sequence genome:
- the LOC119175992 gene encoding protein FAM136A, translated as MAEDAAQRVQTAVGNMVKDLDNTYLRKILGNMHRCAVKCCDDSSLSMDGARSCIGKCSEPLNKAQEKVEGELGNFQERIRICVKQCENDVRDQMSSKTTEAEAFKLKDQYSSCVVKCADKHIALVPQMHRRMKESLSEL; from the exons ATGGCTGAAGATGCCGCTCAGCGTGTTCAAACTGCCGTGGGCAACATGGTCAAGGATCTCGACAACACTTATCTCCGCAAAATATTG GGTAACATGCACAGGTGTGCAGTTAAGTGTTGTGATGACTCCAGCTTGTCTATGGATGGTGCTCGCTCATGCATAGGGAAGTGCTCTGAACCTCTAAACAAAGCCCAAGAGAAAGTTGAAGGCGAACTTGGAAATTTTCAG GAACGCATACGAATTTGTGTAAAGCAGTGCGAGAATGATGTACGGGACCAGATGAGCTCAAAGACAACAGAAGCAGAAGCATTCAAGCTGAAAGACCAGTATAGCTCGTGTGTGGTGAAGTGTGCAGACAAACATATTGCTCTTGTGCCACAGATGCATCGAAGGATGAAAGAGTCCCTAAGTGAACTTTAG